Within Dermacentor albipictus isolate Rhodes 1998 colony chromosome 3, USDA_Dalb.pri_finalv2, whole genome shotgun sequence, the genomic segment ACATTACTTTGTCTTTATGCTCTCGTTATTATGTCGCCAAGCGGCATACGTGATCTCGGGATGTATTTTTTAATGTCATGACCAGACGCTCGATACACGAAGGTCATCATTGCAGTCTGTGCTTGAAAAGCTCGTTGTCCCTTGCTCTCTTGAAAGATGCGTTCCATGTATACGCGGCTGTCAAAATGTCAGCTTTGGTTTCTTCGTTGTTTCGCTTGACGCTTTCATTGGGCGGGAATCCCCAGTAAATCGATGGAGCCGACGAGCGTAAACCTCCAAGTTATTTCCACGATAGACACTCTGCAACAGAACGTACGCAATTTAATTGCTCTCCCCAGCCCTTGGTGCGCTTTCTGTTTCCAATTCCGCGTGAGCTAGATAACGCGAACCCACTGAAAGCGTTCTCATGTCTACGAGCGACCACTGATCGTCGTAAATCAAAGCCGAGATGGCTTCTCCTTCCTCTCTACTTGGTTCTCTTCTTCACAGTGGTCCACGAGAGGCGGCCAGAGGTTGTGCTGCCGTGTCTGCTCTCTTCgcgttcttttttcatcttcCTCTCCTATCCCTCGATGCGGCCAGGTTTGCCGCGCCGTGGTATAAGGATCCGACAATTTGTTTACATCTTGCAGGCTGCAGCGAGAAGAGAAAGCGGCTCCCGGggtttcgctgctgctgccgttggTATACTGTTAGCGcactcgctcgcttcggtggttGGCCGTAAACACCGCATGGCCGCCGCGCGCTTCCAAGTTTGCAGCGGCGGGGTGATCCCCCGTCGTTCGCCCGTTTGTCCCGCGCCGTCTTTGCCAGATTCCGAGGGTCGTTATACGCGCCCGCGGGAGGAACTCCCAGCATGGCGCCGACGCACGTGCGCTGTTCGCGCCAGATTTTAATCTGCGCCGCGAGCGCCGAGCGTCGTGATGCGAGCCACTGTTTACGGTTTCGGCGGCGCGCCCCGGCTCTCTCTTCTTTCGCTTGTTTCGGGGCTACGCTGGTCCTGTTGCTGCAGCCGGCGTGCGGTTAGGCAGTGCTGGCTGATTAAGTAGTGAAGACTTAATAGCTTCGTTTCAGGAGCGCCCCGAGGGTACCCGTTAGAGCATTTAAGAGTTTCCCAAATGGGCGCACCCCTTGCGTCGCTTACTGAAGATGTTCTGTTTGTGTCGACGATTTCTGTGTTCTAGTGCGCTGAGTGCAGCctcgacaggaaaaaaaaaagtttgaaaatCATGCTGCGTTGCTGCCTTCGCTGCAGAGCGTGCTGGCGTGCTTAGGCCTGACCTTAGAGTTAAAGTTCGACTAAGGGTTCTTCATTAGGACCATCGGGGTGCTAGAAGATGGCGTGGGGCTTTATGCGTTGTTTGTATATGCGATGCCCAATGAATATGTGAATTTCCTTCTTTAAGTTTTGGCTTATATCTAACTGCTTCTCCAGAAGCCTTGACCAGGCTGTAACGTGCATGGGCACCGGAAAattcagagaaagaaagaaggtggtATGTTCACGCATTTGCCTAACCCTAAGTCATGTCCCTTAAACATATTGAATGATTTCCCTCGGTATATGCTGAACAAAATGAGTATGGGCCGGGCTGAGCGTCGTGCATGTCGTGAATAAAGATGTGTACATCTGCAAAAGATCGAAAGGAATGCTAAAAATCTCAACTGATTCGACTGTCATGCAAGGAAGGCGTTTCCAGTTTACAAGATTGCGCTATGGCCAAGCTTGACCGCTGTAACGGAACGTAAAGGATGCTTTCTGAGAGCACAGGCAGGTACTGTGGCAAAGTATCACAACAGCGATGCGGCTTTTTTAGTTAACTTTAAGAGCCTCACTCAAGTGAGACTTGGTGCGAGGAGCAGCCAACTCTTGCCCACGTCACGTGGACGTGTAAACTACGGCCTCCAAGTTCCAATTCGCCCCTTACGGCGCAAATGACGAGTAACAGGCAGTGGGAGGCTTGGCTTGCTAGCGAAGATCTAGAGAGCCGGAGTGCTCTTTTCGGTCAAGCCCAGCGAGCTGCAAAGACCTGGACAGAGACCCACCCACCACCGAAAACCCCTAACATAATGTCTACACTACTAATATCCATTCAAGTGACTCTTGAGGGcttaatagatagatagatagatagatagatagatagatagatagatagatagatagatagatagatagatagatagatagatagatagatagatagatagatagatagatagatagatagatagatagatagatagatagatagatagatagatagatagatagatagataggtttGCGCGAAGTGGCCTAATTTCATACTGAAGCGCTCGTGAAGCCATCAGCACAAGTAACCGAACCCTTCTCTCTCCCCTTGTCTGATGTGGTTCCAGCTCGGAGTGACACGCAGCGGCCCCGTGGCAGCGGCTCCTGCCGGCAGCGCGACGCCGTCCCGGTCCGGTGACGCCCGCAGCGGTGGAAGCAGCAGCAGCTATGCCGACACCGTGCGACTCCTGTACAGCGCCAGGGACGCCCGTGAGGCCAGGATACGGGAACCCCGCGTCACGCCCGTGCTCTCGCAAGGTGCCACAATGACTCGATCGTTGACTAGCCGCACGTCACTGCACATAGAAGTGCTTCTTCGTGAGGCCTCCACTCTCGCAAAAGGCGTGATGCAGtttctgttgttgctgttgcagcAAATGTACAAATCAAACTCGGGTATTTCAGCATAAATGCAAAATACATATTACGTTCACATATTATTGTTGGATCTGTAGACTTTCTTTTTAGATACAAATGAATACCACGAATGAATTTTGCAAGGGCGATCACCTTCCTACGAACAGCTGTGACTGAAGTTACGTCATATATGGCAGACGCCTGGATAAGTGGAAAGGCTTATAGCTGCAACAACCTGGAACGTATCTCCCACGTATATTTGGGATGGTCCGGCGTCACAGCGTTAATCTCCCACTATACGATGGTCGTGCTGCAGAAAACAGTATTCGCCATGGTAACGTGTCGATTCATTCAACTGAAGGACGCATACAGGTGTCAATACAGAAGTATTCCTTAATTACTTGAATCGacgatgctgaaaaaaaaaagaaagactgacaCCTTGAGCTCACTTTAGCCGTGTAAGTTTGACTCAAAGTTGCTAAAAGAAATTGCGCGAGTCACGTGATTAAATAAACGTGCGCTTAAAAGGTAACGCGCAACAGGGAAATAGTCGGATCGGTTTCGCGTACTTGCTATGCGCGCCTCCGAGATGTGACGTTCGCGGCTTTTCCGAGAAACGCGTTTGCGCATAAGTTAAATTTGATGCACTTAGACATCCGTCGTCCTCATAAAGAGCCCGAATGCACTTTCATCAAGCGTTAATCGCCGGCGATGCTGTGGTTCCGCAGGCTGTTTCGATTGGCGCGATAACGCATTGCTCGGCTCTAAGCCGGGCGCATCGTATTACAAGTCATGCGCCAAATTACGTCTGTACGTGACATGGATAAGAAGTATAGAGAACGGCTCCACTAAGAAAGGCTGAATGATGAGTAACCAAGCGCGTTCGGTGATGTTTTCGAGAAGATAGTTTTGGCTGATAATTCTGTGGCGCAGTGGTCGCCCGTTCTCTTGCTTGCAACTCTACGCGAGGAGCCTGGTAGGCCGCGTTGCACGCTTGGCGTTTACaaatgttacttttttttttgcggtaaaTCACGTATCTGACTCCGATGGTCCTGTGCTTTTGACGAGTTAACTTGTCATGCActttagtcatcatcatcataaaaagcTGACGAGGTGAAGTatgcacaatatatatacatatatatgtacgaTGGCTGACATGACAGCTATATAGTTTTAAAGCCGCGCTCCTAAGAAACGCCAAACTAATACAAGAAGGATTGGCGCACTATATCTTTGATGCGTGTCACTTTTTATCTTTTATCTTGGTAGGTCGCCTacatcgcgctgttgcttttgtaTGGACTTCTTACCAGGTAGATAAATTATTCCTTCTGGTGGCAGCATTGTGCGCCGACCTCTCAGCAGTGCGCGCCGTTTTACAGGTTGTTTAATTCAGTCCTCAGAAATTTGCCGCCATCAGTATTTGTGTCCTCTGATTGAAACATTGAAAGAATAAACTGCTTTACAAAGCGAATTAAAAACCAACACTCCATGCTCGGAAGGAAAATATGCCTTCTTTATTACCCTTACACGCAAGAAAAGTTCAAAATTTTCCGCTTATTCGTGTTACAGGCGGCTTAATACACTAAGAACACGCAAAAGTTGGTCGCCTGTCTCCTCTCGCATTTTGAACTACAAATTTCACGATGTCTTCtataactcgaaccgccacttgGGATGAATTTACCCGCTTTCAATGGCACAAATGGACAACAATTACTGAGCAGTTCACAGGGGCGTTAAAGTGAATACCACTCTGGAACAGTGCTTACGTAAACATTCGCTCGGTTGTAATACTGGTGTTGCTAGGTTTCTAGGCGAATTGTTAGAGAAGCTGCTTAGCCTATAGTCATTGACTCGGGGCTGGTGAGATGGAGCTTTTTTTTCTCGCACGCCGCAGGTtagttttatttttccttttagcAGTGAGAACTTCGCATTTGTTACCAGCATATGACTTATCGATATCTTATATATATCTTATATTCTCGATTTTAACAAGCTGACGCCGGCTTAGCAAACTGAAACGTCTGTGCCAACCGCTGTTACGAGACACTCTCGCCAGACGCAGGCCCGAGCTCGTTTTTTCCATCCATCACAGCGCGTCTGCTCCCGCCTGTGGAGCCCCAGAGTGTCACCGGCTTAACTCTGGCCTTCGGGCCGGGAAAAACGATAACGAAAGTACTATCGACGCAGTTACAAGCGGCGCGGTATGCTGTTAAGGCGCTGTCAGCATGTGCAGAACAATAATTTGCCAGCTGCTAACGCGAGAGCAGCTGCTTCATAAGTGCCCTTGCACAGGCCTGGGaccccttcaacaacatcctAACTCGACCATAACTGTCCTTACCGGCATGCATGAGCTCCCCCGCCTAGATGCAGAGACCACCACGAGCTGTCACTCTTGACAAGGTCGAGGCAGCAGGCTCGACACCGGAGTCTACCCGACAAGCGAAAGAACGATAGTGATGGCCCTTGAGCGATGAATATCAAAACAGGAGGACCGGCATGGGCGTGGCATGGCGGCAAGGAAAGATGCAAGAATTATCAGCCTGGGCTTTACCAGGCGCTTAGCCGCCGAAAACATGACTGGAACAAAGGTTTGCCAGCTGCTGACTTCAGAGCAGCTGTACTCGTGCCTACAGGCAGCGCAGGTACTGTTTGGGCTCCTCGGGCGAGTTGTCAGACTTGACAAGGTCTAGGGGGAAGGGTTGGCAGTGAAGTTCGCACGAGAGCGAGACAGCGATTGTGGTGGCTCTTCAGTAACGACGTTTGCAGGGGAAAGAATTGATATGGTGTGCCGTTCGCAGACGGTCGTGGCGGTGATTGTTTTCATCGGCGCAACAGGCTGCCATCCGCATTCTTGCGTAAAGAGCACTGGAGAGCACATTTTATTGTTCCGTTGGCTCCCAGACCATTTGTACATTGCATACTTTTCGCATCTTATTTTTCTATCTTTTGGCTAGTTGCGCATGCCGTTGCGCATGCCGTATCGGTGCAAGATTAAACGTCTTGTCGGTTATACCAGGTGAAAATGTTGAAATCGTGGAACTGTTGAAATCATGGTTGTTCACTTGCCGTTTGTAACCAATTAGAAACGTTTGAAACGAGCCAAAAGATAGCAAGCAAAACAGCTATGCAAGCTGAGAATCGGACAATAAACCAGTTGCACTCGTAATTTTTTTACGACAAGAGTGTACCCTGCTTTGTCAATGGTAAATTTGATGAGATAGGTACATAGGGTAGCTCAGATTAAAACGTGCGATCAAAGTCTCGCTAACTCCGCTTCTGTCCGGAGTGCTATCAACGAGAAATTAGTATACGTCTTGCGTTCATGGTATCGGTAATGCATCTTCAGTGCTGCAAACAACGTCACTTAAAACATATCTATTGCGTCGAACCTATACCTCTATATTCCACGCTGTTGCGATAAAGGCGTACTAGCCCTAGATCGGTTCCTTGATGTCTTATTAGGCAGCCAAGATTAAACAATGCCGCATGCCCCTCAATCACAGTCCCAGTAGCATGCGCGGGAAGACGCACGCGTATGCGAAGATTTCGCAGCAGCTGATAAAGCAACCTGATACCCCTGGCCTGAATTCGGCCAAAGTTCGTTTAACGAGAGCGAGATCTAGGTTATCAGCTAAAGCCGGACGGCCATTCGTTTATTTCACGGAGTGCCAGCGCGGCTCACAGagaatagaaaacaaaaaaataaagacggACGTCAGCCGCTTTCCAACTGTTTTACGGCGGCTTTCAACCAAATCGCGCGTACCCGAAACAGAAGATGCAAACTGGTAGCAGCCCAGTGAGGGGAATCTCGAAGACCGTTTTCCAAGTTGTCTACTTCGGCATCCAAGTTTAGAAGAACGTACTTACGCGTCGGTAGAAACGAGATCGTATCGGAGCGACTCACCGCTTTTCGGAGAAAATGGCACGAATGACCGTAAAGCTAAATACAGTGCTGAAAGCGTTTTCACAAAGCGTGCCGCCTGCCTGCTTGCAAAGCAAGAGCACAAGAGATCGTATACACTCTGCCTCGGTATAAACTCTCTCCGCGCTGCACAGGCCCTGAGCCCGTCTAAACAAGCGGCCAACTCCCGTAGCGCGCAGACGTTTGCAGTAACTCTACGAAAAGCCGCCGGATTCGATAAGCTTGCACACGCCGTACAGATGGCGCTGTTCTGTTCTAGGTTTCGtcttctaaatattttttttcctttgttgttCAGAGAACGAGGATACCTAAACTTCAACTTAAAACAGAACGCTCTCTCATGCGTTCAGTAAAATTCGCTTTGTTATCGTCCACCACAGGAAAGTTTCGGTCGACTGAAGGATTTGTTTCAGTACAGCAAGATCGAAGAACTGTATACGTACAACCTCTCGTATCTAACAGAGACGTGACCAGGAGCTCTTCTGCTTGCACTGTCGAATGAGCAGTGGACTGCGACTTTTCGCGCGATTCAACTTTTCGTGCTGAATCAAAACTCGTTTCGTGATACTCCTTGGtgtcttcatttttctttctttcttttgttttgtgccTAACCTTAGAGAATGTTAAGAAGAAAAGAAGCATTTGGCATAACGAACTTTTTTTGGCCATGAGGGATCGATCTGCCAGCGTAACGTTCGTTCTCAAAGTAAGTATAGAATCTCCCGCTTCGGGCCGAAATGCGTTTTGAAGTCTTCTCCATGCTGTAAAGAatggacgaacgaacgaaggagcaagaaagaaagaaagaaagaaagaaagaacgaaagaaagaaggaaagaaagcaagaaagaaagaaagaaagaaagaaagaaagaaagaaagaaagaaagaaagaaagaaagaaagaaagaaagaaagaaagttgtgcCGATCTGTACCATCGTGAAAGCAACCGCTAGTACCGGAAATCTAAAACACAAAATGACGATTGCTCCTGGGGTCACAATGTTGGCTGTTTGAGGTAGATAGAGAATAAACGTACTCACTACTCCACCCGTGCGATCGAGTGCTTGCGGCCCTGTTCCACTTCTAAGAGCTGCACTTTCAGGAATTATCTCTCTCCTCCAAAGTATGTGTTCTCTATAGACAGAGTGTACACGTATCCATCATCATAGCGCACGGGAGTTCCCCAAAGTGGAAGTGAATAGAAGACAAGCAGCTTCAGCTACCGCTGCAAGGGTTGTAGATTCCCACTTTCTTCTCGGGGAGCATTTTACTTCCCGCGTCTCGACTGACCGGATGGTATATGGTGCCTGATATACTGTGCCTCGCCTCCTCAGAGCTGGAGGACGTCCGGAGTGCCAACGAGCACTTCCTGCGCATTCGGACGACGGCCCGGTGCCGGGTGCCCCGCACGCGCGTCGTGCACGTCAAGGAGTTCTACTCGGACCCGAGCAAGGAGTACCTGCCTCGGTGCACCATCCTGCACCGGTGCGGCGACGATTCCGGATGCTGCGACAGCGAGCAGTACCAGTGCGTGCCCCGGGCCGTGCAGGAGGTCACCCTGCACTTTTACGTGAGTGCTTGTCACCTGTGCAGGTTGAAGCAGTGGTGACACGTTATTTTTGTAGTCGTACAAAGTGTACCACCCTGTTCTCCCGCGCATAAGAAGGACTTACGTGAGCTGACCTTACGTTCTAGTGTGTTTTGTGTGGTTTTTTAGGTGCACTGTTTTAGTGGGCTTACGTCACCTGACTCTTTAACTTTTTCGCTCTTGTTAGCTTTCTCTTGTTCAATACCAGTTTGTTACTTCAAATTTAGCATAGATTTATCCTTCGGGAAAAATAGCAGCCTAAATATCATGAATTAATGTTTGTCTCTTAATGCCGAACCTGGCGAATTGACATTGTGGTGATGTCATGACATAGATCAAACTTTGATGATGTTTTGTAGAAATAGGACTAGGAATGATGAAGTtacttctgaagaaaaaaaaaacaaaagagctTTGCGCGCTTCTGGCATAGCTCGCCTGCCACAGTCGCAGCGATAGCGGGAACGGAGCGATACAATGTTCTATGACGTCATGACGTATCAGCTGCCGGGGTACAGAAACCAAAAGTGGTTTGTAGAGACGAGCATTATCGTGCTtttccgaaaagaaaaaagaaaggcataccATGTCGAGTTTTTAAGGGCTTGATCAAGTCGGTTAACATGCTACTGTGTGCACATTTTGATAGATATAGCTAGGTTTGATGTAAGATCGGCATGGCGAGGGCGGAAGTAACACGCTGAATTAAAACTATTTCCTCTCGGTTCTTAGAGATAAAAATAGAACAAGAAATGGCAATGGTCAAGCTAATGCAATGGCGTCACCAGTACTGAACTACTGTAGAACTGAAATAAGTaagtgaacaaacaaacaaacaaacaaacaaacaaacaaacaaacaaacaaatacgaaCACTTTTCTCACAATATCAGTATGCACTACAATGCCGAACACGTGCTAGAGCTTCTCAAAAATGTTTTAGCTGCCATaaaacgacaagaaaaaaattgtttggtTCTTCCCGCTTTATTCTTTCATGTATTTAGCGAAGAAAGTAAAACATGAATGACAGCCTCTTCCTGCGAATGCACAAATGGTTCCATTCCCATCCAAACCAAGAGAAGAAAATGAATTTTCACATCCTTAACGATTAACAATCAGTGAAATgtaaaacaagaaataaataaaggaataatcataataaacaaattaaaaaagaaagcaaacgacACTGCATTTTCGCTACATTGTCCGGTTGTCTGGCCAGACTCGGAATGCCTGGCCACGTCCGAGCTCAGTTCCTTGATTTGTTGGTGTCATAGAGCTATCATAAACGAGACCATGTTCGGCTGGTTCCGTGCCACGAAGAAGAAAAAAGCCTCCGGAAATATTTGGGCAGGGAGAGCTCAAGAAAATGCCTACTCTTTCTTTTTGTTAACCTGCATGCCTTCACTCCTTCTTATTGCATCTAAACCCGCATCAACCAAATGTCCCGGCCCTTACTTCAACCCACATCAGTGACTACTGATTTCTTCGCGCTTCGATAACCCGCCCTCATCTCCCGCTGCTCGCTGTGCGCAGACGATCCACCTGCAGAACCAGAACGGCGGCGAGGTGGCGCTGCGCAACTCGGTGACCAAGCTGCTCTTCCCAAACCACACCGAGTGCGAGTGCCAGCCGGTGAACGACATCCCGCGAACAGCAGCGAGGCCCTCGCGAATCGCTCATCACTCGGGCGAGCACAACAAGGTTTCGCTGCACGCGCCTTCGTCGGAGGACGCCGACATGGCCGCCGGATCGGGCATGCACGAGGAGCTACCCTCGGGACCACTCAAGTGAGCAGCCGCGTCAACTGCCGCTTCACGAGGGAAGGGTCTGGTGAAGGGCGGGCGCTACGCGCAGAGTTCACAAGTACATTGTTGCagagctattgcaggagacgcaACGGAGAGATCGGGCAAGCCTTGTCGAGGGTTCGACTAAAGTTCTTCTGGCCAACTGGATGACAAAATGACGAACAGAGTGCGGCGTGAACGGCGGGAGAAACGAGAACAGGAGAGAAAAACGCATCTAGTCTGTTCGTACACAgccaaacccacttataacaaatCTGGTTTCAGCGAATTATGCTTTATATTGAACACGCAAGACTTATTTAGCGATATTAAGGCAATACTAATTCCTAAATATAACTGTACATTGGATATATCAAACTCCAAGCGTCCGCAACCTGTGTCATAAAACCGCCTGCAGGTTCTTTTCTCAGCGTGTACTATTCGAGCGTATTTGTACTTTTATTTTTCGACCATACGAACGAAGATGCTTGATACATGTTCGGTCAGAACCGGGTAGGGTGTGATACGCCGAATAACGCAATAGAGAGCTAAGTCCTGTCGAATTGCTGGCCTACTTACACATGCGGCTGAGAGGAGCAGGTCACTGTGGAGTGTTTAGGCACTATGCCGTAGCTTCGTTCTGCCCGCGCATAACTCATCGTGAACGTTCAGCATACCTGAGTTCGGATATATGGAAATACTGGATATATCGAACTATGTTTAGCACATGCACCATTTCGTTATAAGCGGGTTTGAATGTGTCTGTTGCACCGTCGTCTGCACTGCTCTCCACATTGAACGAAAGCTATCCGAGCTTAGAGCTGTTCTGGAGCAGTGCATGACGTTTAAGAACACCTATGCTGATACTTTGTGAGAAGTATGCTGTGCACCTGTTTGTCTCGCTCTCCCTTTTTTTAGAAGCCGCCATTGGAACGTTTTCTCGGTCTCATTGTCAACCAAGAACCTGCAAGTATTTCGTACCGTCCATTGACCGTCAGCGACTTGACTTGACCAGTGACTGGAACTCTACCGGTTCTACCGAGAACTTTCGTGGAACTTTTGACAACATGCAACCCATTGCCCTTGCGTTGTTAAACATAGAAAATAAATCGGTACCGTCTATTCTCACTTCTACTCAATCTAGCTTCAACACAAGCCTAACTCAAttataataaataattattccAGTCCCGATACGTCATCCAATAAGTGCGCAGTTGCAATGAGCGTGTACAGTACTGCAAGAGGCAGGTTTACTCAAGCACAGTAGTGCCAGACACGATGCCGGAACACTGTGGCCGTATGATACGTCAGAGTTATCGCTAAATAACTTTTGCAATCCTTGATACCGCCGTCTTAGATGGCTATCATCGTACCTTTATGACTGCGCTGCCAAACGTTCACTGTTGACAGTTCTTGTGTAAACATCACAAGGATTAGTCACAGGTCTATATAATTGCAGAGAGTTTGCGAGTTCACCTATGCCACAAGTGCTAACGATAAGATGATGACAATGACAAGTCATCGTCAGCACTTATTTACAGAAATTACTGGGATATATGCAACGCAGGGTTGAAAATTGTGTGGTGTCTCTTTAACGCGATCGTTGCGTTATCAAAAATATCAGTTCATTATTTACTCTGCTTTTGTCGGCAACAATGAGCggacaaaaagaaaagtgagagtgAAAGCAACAACTGTATTTATCCCAAGTAAGATTGTGCCTTCATGTCTGCCGTGTTGTTAAGCAAAGACGGCCAGCGCTCGCGGTCATGAAAAGTGCTTAGGTCGGCTTGAAGACAAGTTGATGCAACAGTCTCTTGAGCGCCAAATTGAGTTTACCTGCCAGACCTTCAGCGGAAGCAGTCATTCCCTCAGTCGCTTCCTCCGCGCTGCCAACGCTATTGGCAACAGTATAACAAATCAGAGAAACAGATAGGtgtgccttattttttttttcaccgtgaGCCTTTCGTCAAGAGCTTTGTTTGCCCGTTACGCGTTATTTATTGCTTACAAGAGCGagcaaaattggcaacagcaaCATCGAAAAATACGGGCCGTATTCTCCAACCACAAAGGCCTTTT encodes:
- the LOC139057253 gene encoding uncharacterized protein isoform X1; the protein is MVRRRLEWLVCWCALVAAVSVGYVHGHLLVDRSAKQRVQALLAHQNPISALRTSAPVSPLGVTRSGPVAAAPAGSATPSRSGDARSGGSSSSYADTVRLLYSARDAREARIREPRVTPVLSQELEDVRSANEHFLRIRTTARCRVPRTRVVHVKEFYSDPSKEYLPRCTILHRCGDDSGCCDSEQYQCVPRAVQEVTLHFYTIHLQNQNGGEVALRNSVTKLLFPNHTECECQPVNDIPRTAARPSRIAHHSGEHNKVSLHAPSSEDADMAAGSGMHEELPSGPLKCHNCPEPFSRRLYEDGRCSCDCFEKQKRCLKIKRGREPLGDLARRCVETQDCHVPECEYGLYDVDSGRCPKRPDYWPKHVADRKVHPHSHRWQYFERD
- the LOC139057253 gene encoding uncharacterized protein isoform X2, with product MVRRRLEWLVCWCALVAAVSVGYVHGHLLVDRSAKQRVQALLAHQNPISALRTSAPVSPLGVTRSGPVAAAPAGSATPSRSGDARSGGSSSSYADTVRLLYSARDAREARIREPRVTPVLSQELEDVRSANEHFLRIRTTARCRVPRTRVVHVKEFYSDPSKEYLPRCTILHRCGDDSGCCDSEQYQCVPRAVQEVTLHFYTIHLQNQNGGEVALRNSVTKLLFPNHTECECQPVNDIPRTAARPSRIAHHSGEHNKVSLHAPSSEDADMAAGSGMHEELPSGPLKGGPPNLERPLRGSPPPPASLPPPELLLLLGTPPPPLPPPPPHNNSNSGQPQKRHHRLGILGEARPRRKSRAVRG